GATGGTGAGCAGCGAATGGGCCGCGCCGAGCACCACGCGCCCCGGCTTCAAGCTCGACGACGTGAAGGCCGGCAAGTATGGGCACCATGTTCACTTCTGGGATTGGACGAAGCGCAAGATCGCGAAGAGCATCGACCTCGGCCCGCAGGGATTGATCCCGCTCGAAGTCCGTTTTCATCACAACCCCGAGAGCGCCCATGCTTACGTGGGCGCGGCCCTTTCGAGCGTGATGTGGCACTTCTTCAAGAAGGGCGACGAATGGCAGGCCGAGAAGGTAATCGAAGTTGCCGGGAAAGAGACGAAGGGTTGGGACTTCCCGGTGCCGGGCCTGATCAGCGATCTCGTCGTCTCGCTCGACGATCGTTGGCTTTACTTCTCGAATTGGCTGCACGGCGACATTCGCCAATACGATATTCGCGACCCTGCCAAGCCTAAGCTGACGGGACAAGTCTGGATCGGCGGAGTGATCGGCAACGCGCCGACGATTCGTGGCCGCAAAACTTCCGGCGGGCCGCAAATGCTGCAACTGAGCCTCGACGGCAAGCGGCTCTACGTGACCGACTCGCTGTTCAGCAGTTGGGACAATCAGTTTTATCCCGACATCGCCAAGCAAGGCTCGCTCATGCTGCAACTCGACGCCGACACGGAGCAGGGGGGCCTGAAGCTCAACGAGAATTTCCATCTCGACTTCGGCAAAGAACCCCACGGCCCGGCGCGAGCCCACGAGATGCGTTTCCCCGCCGGCGATTCGACGTCGGACGTGTGGATATAAACGACGCGCTCGACTGTTTGAGGCGAGCGGGGGCAGTCATGCCAGGGTTGTGAAGCTAGCGGGGTTGCTTTTTCACGAGGGGTTGCGAGACTTTTCTTCGGGGCATCGTCTCGGAGTTAAGCGATGTTGTCATCGATCTTTGCGCCGTTCGTAAAGCAGGGTCCGGCGGCCGTGATGTTTCG
The sequence above is drawn from the Planctomycetia bacterium genome and encodes:
- a CDS encoding selenium-binding family protein produces the protein MDRRRFLAAAAAAGSVSWLPPHLLGEQPGASRTFASPAEAMKSPRETLMYVVGVYAGTGIDKPDYLATVDLDPASKTYSQIIHRLPMPNVGDELHHFGWNACGSCHGDHARRYLVVPGLVSGRIHIIDTQDPKQPKLHKVIEPDQIVRKTKLTAPHTVHCLADGRIMISMLGDDQLAGPGGFLLLDDKFEIAGRWEADLAGMNYNYDFWYQPRHNVMVSSEWAAPSTTRPGFKLDDVKAGKYGHHVHFWDWTKRKIAKSIDLGPQGLIPLEVRFHHNPESAHAYVGAALSSVMWHFFKKGDEWQAEKVIEVAGKETKGWDFPVPGLISDLVVSLDDRWLYFSNWLHGDIRQYDIRDPAKPKLTGQVWIGGVIGNAPTIRGRKTSGGPQMLQLSLDGKRLYVTDSLFSSWDNQFYPDIAKQGSLMLQLDADTEQGGLKLNENFHLDFGKEPHGPARAHEMRFPAGDSTSDVWI